One window from the genome of Pandoraea fibrosis encodes:
- the ydiK gene encoding AI-2E family transporter YdiK, with translation MLSTTPSELARNLLIILVLSALMIGTLWVLLPFLPAFIWAVTIVASTWPLLIGLQRRLWGKRWLATTVMIVGMLVIVVAPLSAAIGTLVGHASDISDQVHSIGQRGLPMPPDWLARIPVIGQRASDEWQALAVAGPGGLVAKVQPYAVKAASWGFSKLGSVGLLVVHLGLTLIISGILFMQGEHAARALIRMARRLGGDRGEESVRLAGMSIRAVALGIVVTAVTQSLLGGLGLWLTGVPLSGFLTALMLVLCIAQIGPFPVLLSSVAWLYWQDSPTLATLLLVLSIFIGMLDNVMRPMLIRRGADLPMILILAGVLGGMLTFGIVGLFVGPVILAVTYTLLTAWINEGLNRPPLAPSGAPPAVAPATVATSVAETAAKGPAAPGDKRT, from the coding sequence ATGCTTTCCACCACCCCGAGCGAACTCGCCCGTAACCTGCTGATCATCCTCGTCCTCAGTGCGCTGATGATCGGTACGCTATGGGTCCTGCTCCCCTTTCTGCCGGCATTCATCTGGGCGGTCACGATCGTCGCCTCTACCTGGCCATTGCTCATCGGGCTGCAACGCCGTTTGTGGGGCAAACGATGGCTGGCCACCACGGTCATGATCGTCGGCATGCTGGTGATCGTTGTTGCCCCACTGTCTGCCGCCATCGGCACGCTGGTCGGACACGCGTCCGACATCAGCGACCAGGTGCACTCCATCGGACAACGCGGCCTGCCGATGCCCCCCGACTGGCTCGCGCGCATCCCGGTGATCGGTCAGCGAGCCAGCGACGAGTGGCAGGCACTGGCCGTCGCCGGTCCTGGCGGTCTTGTCGCCAAGGTTCAACCCTATGCCGTCAAAGCGGCGTCCTGGGGATTCTCGAAGCTCGGCTCTGTCGGTCTGCTCGTGGTTCACCTCGGGCTCACGCTCATCATTTCCGGCATTCTCTTCATGCAAGGCGAACACGCCGCGCGGGCACTGATTCGCATGGCAAGACGCCTCGGCGGCGATCGTGGAGAGGAATCGGTACGTCTGGCAGGCATGTCGATTCGCGCGGTGGCGCTCGGGATCGTGGTCACGGCCGTCACCCAGTCGCTGCTCGGCGGTCTGGGACTATGGCTGACGGGGGTACCGCTGTCGGGCTTCCTGACGGCACTGATGCTGGTGCTGTGCATCGCCCAGATCGGGCCCTTCCCCGTCTTGCTCTCGAGCGTTGCCTGGCTTTACTGGCAGGACAGTCCGACCCTCGCCACCCTGCTGCTGGTGCTCTCGATATTTATCGGCATGCTGGATAACGTGATGCGTCCGATGCTTATCCGGCGCGGCGCAGATCTTCCGATGATCTTGATTCTCGCAGGTGTCCTTGGCGGGATGCTCACGTTCGGCATCGTCGGCCTGTTCGTAGGCCCCGTGATTCTTGCGGTGACCTACACGTTGCTGACGGCGTGGATCAATGAAGGGCTGAATCGTCCACCGCTGGCGCCCAGCGGAGCGCCGCCGGCCGTCGCTCCGGCGACGGTTGCGACGTCAGTGGCGGAAACTGCGGCAAAGGGACCGGCAGCGCCCGGCGACAAGCGCACCTGA
- the astE gene encoding succinylglutamate desuccinylase, with the protein MTDANRSALRHWLSDVRESRDAAHDEGIDPCGVRWQRHAEGVLELTPVGTGDEAKTSRGIRFDAVLSCGIHGDETAPIEIVDGLLRDIADGRLTLRERVLVILGNPDAVRAGKRYLEYDLNRLFQGAHAKRAESPAVQRARELEVIVAQFFAGIDGVRRQRRHVDMHTAIRPSLFPRFAVVPGTPEHPPTDDWIETLAAAEIEAVMRTEQPSVTFSYYTCARFGAESCTLELGKVAPFGQNRLADFSGIDAALRRWLSGGEMGQREDGKVPHAQRFRVAAEIVRRTDAFVLDVPADTPNFTPYAAGTVLARDGENTYTVSHPEERIVFPNPNVANGLRAGVMVVPDA; encoded by the coding sequence ATGACCGACGCCAATCGTTCGGCCCTGCGCCACTGGCTAAGCGATGTGCGCGAATCGCGCGATGCCGCCCACGACGAGGGTATCGATCCCTGCGGCGTGCGCTGGCAACGACACGCTGAAGGCGTGCTCGAACTTACCCCGGTCGGCACCGGCGACGAGGCGAAAACCTCTCGGGGCATTCGCTTCGACGCCGTTCTGTCGTGTGGAATTCACGGGGACGAAACGGCCCCGATCGAAATCGTCGACGGCCTTCTGCGCGACATCGCCGACGGCCGCCTGACGTTGCGCGAGCGGGTCCTCGTCATCCTCGGCAACCCGGACGCCGTGCGCGCCGGCAAGCGATACCTCGAATACGACCTGAACCGCCTGTTTCAGGGGGCCCACGCCAAGCGGGCCGAATCGCCTGCCGTGCAGCGCGCTCGCGAACTCGAAGTGATCGTGGCGCAATTCTTTGCGGGGATCGATGGTGTGCGCCGACAGCGTCGGCACGTCGACATGCACACCGCCATTCGCCCGTCGCTATTTCCCCGCTTCGCGGTCGTGCCGGGCACGCCCGAGCATCCACCGACCGACGACTGGATCGAGACGCTGGCCGCCGCCGAAATCGAGGCAGTGATGCGCACCGAACAGCCCTCCGTCACGTTTTCTTACTACACGTGCGCCCGATTCGGCGCCGAAAGCTGCACGCTGGAGCTAGGCAAGGTGGCGCCGTTCGGACAGAACCGCCTGGCAGACTTCTCGGGCATCGACGCCGCGCTGCGACGCTGGCTGTCCGGCGGCGAGATGGGCCAACGCGAGGATGGCAAGGTCCCGCATGCGCAACGCTTTCGCGTGGCCGCCGAAATCGTGCGGCGAACCGACGCCTTCGTGCTCGACGTGCCGGCCGACACGCCAAACTTTACGCCCTACGCCGCGGGTACCGTTCTCGCCCGCGATGGCGAAAATACCTATACGGTGTCGCACCCGGAGGAACGCATCGTGTTCCCGAATCCCAATGTCGCGAACGGTTTGCGCGCCGGGGTCATGGTCGTCCCCGACGCCTGA
- the astD gene encoding succinylglutamate-semialdehyde dehydrogenase encodes MTDLYIEGVWRTAKGAEFRSLDPMSGDGVWKGHAADTTDVADAVQAARRAQRDWARRSVNERLAVLQRFAAIVSAKAETLADAIGRETGKPLWEARTEVATMAAKVANSAKAYLERTGERRSAVADGQSVVRHRAHGVMAVFGPYNFPGHLPNGHIVPALLAGNTVVFKPSELAPGVAQRTLQCWIEAGLPPGVLNLVQGGRDTGAALAAHDDIDGLCFTGSSATGRALHQQFAGRPGKILALEMGGNNPLIVDGPADIDAAVHVTIQSAFLSAGQRCTCARRLLVPHGVWGDAFLDRLTFVTQRISVGRYDAEPQPFMGAVVSLQAARRLTAAQADLMALGARVILPLAQPDGRSALLTPGLIDVTSIAARDALPDDEYFGPLLQVLRYDTFDEAIALANRTRYGLAAGLLGDDPARYEQFLAEIRAGVVNWNRPTTGAAGAAPFGGIGESGNHRPSAWYAADYCAYPIASMESERVAMPEQLGLGLDFASP; translated from the coding sequence ATGACCGATCTGTACATCGAAGGTGTCTGGCGCACCGCCAAAGGAGCAGAATTTCGTTCGCTCGATCCTATGTCGGGCGATGGGGTGTGGAAGGGGCATGCGGCCGACACCACGGATGTCGCCGATGCGGTTCAGGCGGCCCGTCGCGCCCAGCGGGATTGGGCGCGGCGCAGCGTCAATGAACGTCTGGCGGTGTTGCAGCGTTTTGCGGCCATCGTCAGCGCCAAAGCCGAGACGCTCGCAGACGCCATCGGTCGGGAGACCGGCAAGCCCTTGTGGGAGGCGCGTACCGAAGTGGCGACGATGGCCGCCAAGGTAGCCAACTCGGCGAAGGCCTATCTGGAGCGCACCGGCGAGCGGCGCAGTGCGGTGGCGGATGGACAGAGTGTCGTGCGCCATCGCGCGCATGGCGTCATGGCAGTCTTCGGGCCGTATAACTTCCCCGGTCATTTGCCCAACGGGCATATCGTGCCTGCATTGCTCGCGGGCAACACTGTCGTCTTCAAGCCAAGCGAACTGGCGCCTGGCGTTGCCCAGCGCACGCTCCAATGCTGGATAGAGGCAGGCCTGCCACCGGGTGTGCTCAATCTCGTGCAGGGCGGGCGCGATACGGGGGCGGCGCTCGCGGCGCACGACGATATCGACGGTTTGTGCTTCACCGGCAGCTCCGCCACGGGCCGGGCTCTCCATCAACAGTTCGCCGGGCGGCCGGGCAAGATCCTCGCGCTGGAGATGGGTGGCAACAATCCGCTGATCGTCGATGGCCCAGCCGATATCGACGCTGCCGTGCATGTCACCATCCAGTCGGCTTTCCTCTCGGCGGGACAACGATGCACCTGTGCGCGGCGTCTGCTCGTGCCGCATGGCGTGTGGGGCGATGCCTTCCTCGACCGCTTGACGTTTGTGACGCAACGCATCAGCGTAGGTCGCTACGACGCGGAGCCGCAGCCGTTCATGGGCGCGGTGGTGTCGTTGCAGGCGGCGCGTCGCCTGACGGCGGCACAAGCCGATCTCATGGCGTTGGGTGCCCGCGTCATCCTGCCGCTCGCCCAGCCCGATGGCCGGTCTGCATTGCTCACGCCGGGGTTGATCGACGTGACGTCGATTGCCGCGCGCGATGCGCTGCCCGACGATGAGTATTTCGGCCCGTTGCTGCAAGTGTTGCGCTACGACACGTTCGACGAGGCCATCGCGCTTGCCAACCGCACGCGCTATGGACTGGCGGCAGGTTTGCTCGGCGACGATCCGGCACGCTACGAGCAGTTCCTCGCGGAGATCCGCGCAGGTGTCGTGAACTGGAATCGACCGACGACAGGGGCGGCAGGCGCGGCACCGTTCGGTGGTATCGGCGAGTCCGGCAATCATCGCCCCAGCGCATGGTATGCCGCGGATTATTGCGCTTACCCGATCGCGTCGATGGAGAGCGAGCGTGTGGCGATGCCCGAACAGCTCGGCCTAGGGTTGGACTTTGCCTCGCCCTGA
- the astB gene encoding N-succinylarginine dihydrolase, giving the protein MTGSALEANFDGLVGPTHNYAGLSFGNVASANNANRVSNPREAALQGLAKMKALADLGYAQGVLPPQERPSVALLRTLGFAGDDRTVIREAARTAPALLGAACSAASMWTANAATVSPSADTTDGRVHFTAANLCSKLHRAIEHDTTSRVLRAAFPDEAHFAHHDALPGWPSLGDEGAANHTRFCAAYGERGVEFFVYGRDDLASGTAPSRFPARQTLQASQAIARLHGLADEDVVFAQQHPDAIDAGVFHNDVIAVGNGNVLFCHALAFVDQAAVLATLRERLAARGARLEVIEVSEADVSIEDTVGSYLFNSQLLERTPEAGGGMRLVVPQECRERPAVWRYLESLVAGSGPIRELQVFDLRESMRNGGGPACLRLRVVLTEAERKAAHAGLWIDDTRYAALTDWVTRHYRDRLSVSDLADPALLDECRTALDELTQLLGLGNNLYPFQRDA; this is encoded by the coding sequence ATGACGGGTTCTGCCCTCGAAGCCAACTTCGACGGATTGGTCGGCCCCACGCACAACTATGCGGGGTTGTCGTTCGGCAACGTCGCTTCGGCAAACAACGCCAATCGCGTTTCCAACCCGCGTGAGGCAGCGCTGCAAGGGCTGGCCAAGATGAAGGCGCTGGCCGATCTCGGCTACGCGCAGGGCGTATTGCCCCCGCAGGAGCGGCCATCGGTGGCATTGTTGCGCACGCTTGGATTCGCGGGCGACGACCGCACGGTCATTCGCGAAGCGGCGCGTACCGCCCCCGCATTGCTGGGGGCTGCCTGTTCGGCAGCCAGCATGTGGACGGCCAATGCCGCCACCGTAAGCCCGTCGGCCGATACGACCGATGGTCGCGTGCATTTCACGGCGGCCAATCTATGCAGCAAGCTGCACCGCGCCATCGAGCACGACACCACATCACGCGTGCTGCGCGCGGCGTTTCCGGACGAAGCGCACTTCGCGCATCACGACGCATTACCGGGCTGGCCGTCTCTCGGGGACGAGGGGGCGGCGAACCACACGCGGTTTTGCGCGGCTTACGGCGAGCGGGGCGTCGAGTTTTTTGTCTATGGACGGGACGATCTGGCCAGCGGCACAGCCCCAAGCCGGTTTCCCGCGCGCCAGACATTACAGGCGAGTCAGGCGATTGCCCGTCTTCACGGACTGGCCGACGAGGACGTGGTGTTCGCTCAGCAGCATCCCGACGCCATCGATGCGGGGGTCTTCCATAACGATGTGATTGCGGTGGGCAATGGCAATGTGTTGTTCTGCCATGCGCTGGCGTTCGTCGATCAGGCCGCGGTGCTGGCAACGCTGCGCGAGCGACTGGCCGCCAGAGGCGCCCGCCTGGAGGTGATCGAGGTGTCCGAAGCGGACGTCTCGATCGAGGACACTGTCGGCAGCTATCTCTTCAACAGCCAGTTGCTGGAACGGACCCCGGAGGCGGGCGGTGGCATGCGGCTGGTGGTCCCGCAAGAATGTCGTGAACGCCCGGCGGTATGGCGTTATCTCGAATCGCTGGTCGCCGGCAGCGGCCCGATTCGTGAGCTACAGGTGTTCGATTTGCGCGAGAGCATGCGCAACGGCGGCGGTCCGGCATGTCTGCGGCTGCGGGTGGTGTTGACCGAGGCCGAACGCAAGGCGGCGCACGCGGGGTTGTGGATCGACGATACCCGCTACGCGGCACTGACCGACTGGGTGACGCGTCACTATCGTGACCGGCTGTCGGTGAGCGATCTGGCCGATCCGGCATTGCTCGACGAATGCCGCACGGCCCTCGACGAGCTGACGCAGTTGCTGGGGCTGGGCAACAACCTTTACCCGTTCCAGCGCGACGCTTGA
- a CDS encoding NADPH-dependent FMN reductase, which yields MTTIIGLSGSLRKGSYNTALLAAAKAVAPAGVTLDVRTLHGIPLYDGDVEASEGIPDAVSALKDAIAKADGLLLATPEYNNGIPGVFKNALDWLSRPPADSARVFQNKPVAIMGASPGGFGTILSQNAWLPVLRTLQTAPWWQGRLMVSHANKVIDVDGNLQDDAVRQQLAAFVAGFVAFLKEKETGLR from the coding sequence ATGACGACAATCATTGGTTTGTCCGGCAGCCTGCGCAAGGGCTCATACAACACGGCGCTGCTGGCTGCGGCAAAGGCGGTGGCGCCTGCGGGCGTGACACTTGACGTTCGCACGTTGCACGGCATTCCGCTTTACGACGGCGATGTGGAAGCCAGCGAGGGGATTCCGGATGCGGTCAGCGCGTTGAAAGATGCCATCGCGAAGGCCGATGGTTTGTTGCTGGCAACGCCGGAGTACAACAACGGCATACCCGGGGTGTTCAAGAATGCACTCGATTGGCTATCGCGACCTCCCGCCGATAGCGCACGCGTGTTCCAGAACAAGCCGGTGGCCATCATGGGCGCGTCGCCCGGCGGCTTCGGCACGATTCTCAGTCAGAACGCGTGGTTGCCGGTACTGCGCACGCTACAGACCGCCCCGTGGTGGCAGGGCCGCCTGATGGTGTCGCATGCAAACAAGGTCATCGATGTCGATGGCAACCTTCAGGACGATGCCGTGCGTCAGCAACTGGCAGCGTTTGTCGCCGGATTTGTCGCGTTCCTTAAGGAGAAGGAAACGGGTTTGCGGTGA
- a CDS encoding DUF1488 family protein yields MQIEFPDHRPVFNYEDLTIEFAVVVNGRPFDCAVSAEALEDHFGAHSARADDLLHAFEHGRSDIHALTRQYLTMGLAGPVLLRSGHFRWVREAKRQEARR; encoded by the coding sequence ATGCAAATCGAGTTTCCGGATCACCGTCCCGTGTTCAATTACGAAGATCTGACGATCGAATTTGCCGTTGTCGTCAATGGCCGGCCGTTTGATTGTGCGGTGTCGGCCGAAGCGCTGGAGGATCACTTCGGCGCGCACTCGGCCCGCGCAGACGATCTGCTGCATGCCTTCGAACACGGACGCAGCGATATTCATGCGCTCACGCGTCAATATCTGACGATGGGGCTCGCTGGCCCCGTGCTGCTGCGCAGCGGACACTTCCGCTGGGTGCGCGAGGCGAAGCGCCAGGAGGCGCGGCGTTGA
- a CDS encoding DUF2964 family protein — protein MGSEFRVVIASIAAFMTLAGAFATIHGLLYDKTHVMHGGVVTVLFGILFIVVMLTPWPRDEESETKSKS, from the coding sequence ATGGGCTCGGAATTCCGCGTTGTCATCGCCTCGATTGCGGCCTTCATGACGTTGGCCGGGGCGTTTGCCACCATCCACGGTTTGCTTTACGACAAGACCCACGTCATGCACGGCGGTGTGGTCACGGTGTTGTTCGGCATTCTCTTCATTGTCGTGATGCTCACCCCGTGGCCGCGAGACGAAGAGAGCGAGACCAAGTCAAAGTCCTGA
- a CDS encoding DUF2964 family protein translates to MCSDTRVFIASIAAFVMLGGIFATIHGLLFNLPEVSRYGVAAVLLGATCTATMLIPWGAHEKS, encoded by the coding sequence ATGTGTTCCGATACCCGCGTCTTCATTGCCTCCATCGCCGCGTTCGTGATGCTGGGAGGCATTTTCGCCACGATCCACGGTCTGCTGTTCAACTTGCCGGAAGTGTCGCGCTATGGCGTGGCCGCCGTGCTGCTGGGCGCGACGTGCACGGCCACGATGCTCATTCCGTGGGGCGCGCACGAGAAGTCGTGA
- a CDS encoding class I SAM-dependent methyltransferase: MSSSDPASIGRTAYASFAERYAEIAVTKPHNALYERPATRALLGDTSGQQVLDAGCGPGINSAWLAEQGATVHGIDVTPEMIALARKRCEGLAATFDVQDLGEAFVTLDDDRFDAIVSALALDYVENLGPTFREFARVAKPGATLVWSMGHPMRDWLDERTRRNRTYFDTTRFGMYWSGFGEPKPYVESYRRPLAGILNAAADAGWQIERMVEPLPLPEMKSVDRRLYDELSQLPAFMCLRARLA; encoded by the coding sequence ATGTCGTCATCCGATCCAGCGTCGATAGGACGCACCGCCTACGCGAGTTTCGCCGAACGTTACGCCGAGATTGCCGTCACCAAGCCGCATAACGCCTTGTACGAGCGTCCCGCCACGCGCGCACTGCTGGGCGATACCTCCGGACAACAAGTGCTCGACGCGGGCTGTGGCCCGGGCATCAACAGCGCCTGGCTCGCCGAGCAAGGCGCGACGGTGCATGGCATCGATGTCACGCCGGAAATGATCGCGCTGGCCCGCAAGCGCTGCGAAGGACTGGCGGCGACGTTCGACGTGCAGGACCTCGGCGAAGCCTTCGTCACGCTGGACGACGATCGTTTCGACGCCATCGTCAGCGCCCTCGCCCTCGATTACGTGGAAAATCTCGGGCCGACCTTCCGCGAATTCGCGCGCGTGGCCAAACCCGGTGCAACGCTGGTCTGGTCCATGGGGCACCCCATGCGCGACTGGCTCGACGAGCGCACCCGGCGCAACCGCACGTACTTCGACACCACGCGCTTCGGGATGTACTGGAGCGGCTTCGGGGAGCCGAAGCCGTATGTGGAATCGTACCGGCGCCCGCTGGCGGGCATTCTGAATGCCGCTGCCGACGCAGGCTGGCAGATCGAGCGCATGGTCGAACCGCTGCCGTTACCCGAGATGAAATCCGTCGACCGGCGGCTATACGACGAGTTGTCGCAACTCCCCGCCTTCATGTGCCTGCGGGCACGCCTTGCCTGA